The Bacteroidia bacterium genome window below encodes:
- the rsmI gene encoding 16S rRNA (cytidine(1402)-2'-O)-methyltransferase, giving the protein MSKLFLVPTPIGNLEDMTLRAIRILKEVDVILAEDTRTTGFLLKHFEIEKKMFSHHLHNEHSSVDALVQRLLSGEKIALVSDAGTPAISDPGFLLVRACIRAGIAVECLPGATAFVPALVNSGLPADRFCFEGFLPPKKGRNTRMFQLQNEVRTMIFYESPFRLVKTLTEFCTHFGAERKASVSRELTKLFEETQRGSIQELVTYFSQKTVKGEIVIVVEGKKE; this is encoded by the coding sequence ATGTCGAAACTTTTTTTAGTTCCTACTCCCATCGGAAACTTAGAAGACATGACGCTTCGAGCGATTCGTATTTTGAAAGAAGTGGATGTTATTTTAGCAGAAGATACACGCACAACAGGATTTCTCTTAAAACATTTTGAGATTGAAAAAAAAATGTTTTCGCATCATTTACACAATGAACATTCCAGCGTAGATGCTTTAGTGCAGCGCCTTTTGAGCGGAGAAAAAATTGCCTTGGTAAGTGATGCTGGCACTCCCGCTATTTCTGATCCCGGATTTTTGCTAGTAAGAGCCTGTATTCGTGCAGGAATTGCAGTAGAATGTTTACCTGGAGCCACCGCCTTTGTGCCTGCATTGGTTAATTCTGGTTTACCTGCAGATCGTTTTTGTTTTGAAGGATTTTTACCTCCCAAAAAGGGGCGCAACACACGAATGTTTCAATTGCAAAATGAAGTGCGTACGATGATTTTTTATGAATCACCCTTTCGATTGGTAAAAACATTAACCGAATTCTGTACTCATTTCGGTGCCGAACGCAAAGCCTCTGTTTCACGAGAACTTACTAAACTATTTGAAGAAACACAACGTGGCTCTATTCAAGAATTAGTGACGTATTTCAGTCAGAAAACAGTAAAGGGAGAAATCGTAATTGTAGTAGAAGGGAAAAAGGAGTAA
- the cysQ gene encoding 3'(2'),5'-bisphosphate nucleotidase CysQ, with product MLETETLSQYLLLAIKASLEAGKEILSVYEKDFSVEMKSDFSPLTEADKQSHEIISAALTKTELPVLSEEGRNIPYEERKNWNYFWMVDPLDGTKEFVKKNGEFTTNIALIHEQKSILGVIYIPVKNILYFACIGIGSFKCTSPSTEINSLEDLLKISEKLPLKNSSEKNSFRVLASRSHLSEATEKFISELRKKYSEIEFISSGSSIKFCLLAEGAASIYPRFAPTMEWDTAAGQTILELSGKNITDCTTKNSMLYNKKELLNNWFIAE from the coding sequence ATGCTAGAAACAGAAACACTCTCTCAATATTTATTACTTGCCATAAAAGCCTCGCTGGAAGCTGGAAAAGAAATTTTGTCGGTGTACGAAAAAGATTTTTCAGTAGAAATGAAATCTGATTTTTCTCCTTTAACAGAAGCCGACAAACAATCGCATGAAATAATTTCTGCTGCTTTAACGAAAACAGAATTACCCGTTCTAAGTGAAGAAGGGCGCAACATTCCGTACGAAGAACGCAAAAATTGGAATTACTTTTGGATGGTAGATCCATTAGACGGCACAAAAGAATTTGTGAAAAAAAATGGAGAGTTTACCACCAATATTGCCCTAATTCACGAGCAAAAATCAATACTTGGCGTGATTTATATTCCTGTAAAAAATATTTTATATTTTGCCTGTATCGGCATTGGAAGTTTTAAATGTACTTCGCCTTCAACTGAAATAAATAGTTTGGAAGATTTACTAAAAATATCTGAAAAATTACCTCTGAAAAACAGTTCTGAAAAAAATTCTTTTCGAGTATTAGCAAGTCGTTCGCATTTATCGGAAGCAACCGAAAAATTTATTTCTGAGCTGCGAAAAAAATATTCTGAAATCGAATTTATATCTTCTGGAAGTTCTATAAAATTTTGTTTGCTGGCAGAAGGCGCTGCTTCTATTTATCCGCGTTTTGCGCCCACAATGGAATGGGATACTGCCGCAGGACAAACGATTCTGGAGCTTTCAGGAAAAAATATTACGGATTGCACAACTAAAAATTCAATGTTGTACAACAAAAAGGAATTACTCAATAATTGGTTTATTGCTGAATAA